A single window of Nicotiana tomentosiformis chromosome 1, ASM39032v3, whole genome shotgun sequence DNA harbors:
- the LOC138909277 gene encoding uncharacterized protein codes for MDPFVSSCGNTYISVVVDYVSKLIEVVALPNNEAWSMVAFLKKNIFTRFGTPRAIISDGGSHFCNKAFDTLLSKYGVTHKVSTPYHPQVSGQVEVSNREIKSILSKTVNANRTDWSKKLDDALWA; via the coding sequence ATGGACCCGTTTGTGAGCTCATGTGGGAATACCTATATATCGGTAGTTGTGGATTACGTGTCCAAATTGATTGAAgttgtggctttgcccaacaatgaagcttgGAGTATGgtagctttcttgaagaagaacatattcacaaggtttggtactccaagggccattattagtgatgggggatcacacttttgcaacaaagcttttgatactttactctctaagtatggtgtcactcacaaagtgtcgaccccATATCATCCTCAAGtaagtggacaggttgaagtctccaaccgggagatcaagagtattctgtcaaagactgtgaatgccaaccgcacagattggtcaaagaaacttgacgatgctctttgggcttaa